A stretch of the Rodentibacter haemolyticus genome encodes the following:
- a CDS encoding SDR family oxidoreductase, whose translation MNIAQNHSFKDKTIVITGAGGVLCGFLAKQLAKTGAKIALLDINLESAVKFADEIIAEGGIAKAYQTNVLELTSIQASRDAIFADFGSCDILINGAGGNSPKATTDNEFHEFDLPEKSKSFFELEKAGVEFVFNLNYLGTLLPTQVFAKDMVGKTGANIINISSMNAFTPLTKIPAYSGAKAAISNFTQWLAVHFSHVGIRCNAIAPGFLVSNQNRGLLFDQEGKPTARANKILTNTPMGRFGEAEELVGGILFLMDERYASFVNGVVLPIDGGFSAYSGV comes from the coding sequence ATGAATATTGCTCAAAATCATTCATTTAAAGATAAAACGATTGTTATCACCGGTGCAGGCGGTGTGTTATGCGGGTTTCTCGCAAAACAACTTGCTAAAACGGGGGCAAAAATTGCCTTGCTTGATATTAATCTTGAAAGTGCGGTCAAATTTGCCGATGAAATTATCGCTGAAGGCGGAATTGCTAAAGCTTATCAGACCAATGTGTTGGAACTTACCAGTATTCAAGCCAGTCGAGATGCTATTTTTGCTGATTTCGGCAGCTGTGATATTTTGATTAATGGTGCGGGAGGCAACAGTCCGAAAGCTACTACCGATAACGAATTTCACGAATTTGATTTACCTGAAAAATCCAAATCTTTCTTTGAATTAGAGAAAGCGGGCGTTGAATTTGTATTTAATCTCAATTATTTAGGCACGCTGTTGCCAACACAAGTGTTTGCTAAGGATATGGTTGGCAAAACGGGGGCAAATATTATCAATATTTCCAGTATGAACGCCTTTACTCCGTTGACTAAAATCCCGGCTTATTCAGGGGCGAAAGCGGCGATTAGTAATTTTACTCAATGGCTTGCGGTGCATTTTTCCCATGTGGGTATTCGTTGCAATGCTATTGCACCGGGTTTTTTGGTGAGCAATCAAAATCGAGGATTGTTATTTGATCAAGAGGGCAAGCCAACGGCTCGTGCCAATAAAATCTTAACCAATACGCCAATGGGGCGTTTCGGGGAAGCGGAAGAATTGGTCGGCGGCATTTTATTTTTAATGGATGAGCGTTACGCCAGCTTTGTAAACGGTGTCGTATTGCCGATTGACGGTGGATTTTCTGCTTATAGCGGTGTGTAA
- a CDS encoding sodium ion-translocating decarboxylase subunit beta → MDSIIALFKGMGIMHLEWGQAVMIGVSLLLLWLAIARKFEPLLLLPIGFGGLLSNIPEAGIAMSALDNLLHSGTVQQLSLVAAKLNTTADPAAIKAALNSALPSQIAALETLAGDLGYSAGILALFYKVAIGYGVAPLVIFMGVGAMTDFGPLLANPRTLLLGAAAQFGIFTTVLGALALNWLGIIPFTLPQAAAIGIIGGADGPTAIYLTSKLAPELLGAIAVAAYSYMALVPLIQPPIMKALTTEEERKIRMVQLRHVSNREKVLFPIILLLLVALLLPDAAPLLGMFCFGNLMRVSGVVERLSDTTQNALINITTIVLGLSVGAKLVADKFLQPQTLGILLLGVIAFGIGTASGILMAKLMNKFSKNKINPLIGSAGVSAVPMAARVSNKVGLEADHQNFLLMHAMGPNVAGVIGSAIAAGVMLKYIAGM, encoded by the coding sequence ATGGACAGTATTATTGCATTATTTAAAGGAATGGGCATTATGCACTTGGAATGGGGGCAAGCCGTAATGATCGGTGTGAGCTTGCTCCTGCTTTGGCTTGCCATTGCCCGAAAATTTGAGCCGCTGCTCTTATTGCCTATCGGTTTTGGTGGATTGCTATCCAATATTCCTGAAGCCGGAATTGCAATGAGCGCATTAGATAACCTTCTCCACTCAGGCACGGTACAGCAGCTTTCATTGGTTGCGGCGAAATTGAATACCACAGCGGATCCCGCAGCGATAAAAGCAGCACTCAATAGTGCGTTACCCTCTCAAATCGCAGCACTTGAAACCTTAGCCGGTGACTTAGGATACAGTGCCGGTATTCTCGCACTTTTCTATAAAGTGGCTATCGGCTATGGCGTTGCGCCGCTTGTTATTTTTATGGGGGTAGGTGCAATGACGGACTTCGGTCCGCTTCTTGCAAATCCAAGAACGCTGTTACTCGGTGCGGCTGCACAATTCGGTATCTTTACCACTGTGTTAGGGGCATTAGCATTAAACTGGCTTGGTATTATTCCGTTTACGCTTCCACAAGCTGCCGCTATCGGTATTATTGGCGGTGCAGACGGCCCAACAGCGATTTATCTCACCAGTAAACTCGCCCCTGAATTATTAGGCGCTATTGCAGTCGCCGCGTATTCTTATATGGCTTTAGTTCCCTTGATTCAACCACCGATTATGAAAGCCTTAACGACAGAAGAAGAACGCAAAATTCGTATGGTTCAACTTCGTCACGTCAGCAATCGTGAGAAAGTGCTGTTCCCGATCATCTTGCTGTTATTAGTCGCTTTATTGCTACCTGATGCAGCACCGCTACTGGGAATGTTCTGCTTTGGTAACTTAATGCGGGTAAGCGGTGTAGTGGAACGTTTAAGCGATACCACGCAAAATGCCTTAATCAATATCACCACTATCGTGCTTGGTTTGTCGGTCGGCGCAAAATTAGTGGCAGATAAATTCCTTCAACCGCAAACTTTAGGCATTTTATTACTTGGCGTGATTGCTTTCGGAATCGGTACGGCAAGCGGCATATTAATGGCAAAATTGATGAATAAATTCAGCAAAAACAAAATTAACCCGCTTATCGGATCTGCCGGTGTATCCGCCGTACCAATGGCAGCGCGGGTATCAAATAAAGTCGGTTTAGAAGCGGATCACCAAAACTTTTTACTGATGCACGCCATGGGACCGAACGTGGCGGGAGTTATCGGCTCTGCCATTGCAGCGGGGGTAATGCTGAAATATATCGCCGGAATGTGA
- the uidA gene encoding beta-glucuronidase has product MLYPISTESRQLIDLSGIWQFRFEMGTEWQPIAVPASFNDQQVLSEYKNYVGDFFYQTDIFVTKAMLNERLFLRFDSVTHFAEVYLNDRFIGSHKGGFTPFEFEITEFVQQGKNLLTVKANNILDNSTLPVGNYSEKQDENGNLVKKVDENFDFFNYAGIHRPVKLWTKPYNYIDDLTITYDFVGEDVSVNIAIQSVGSAENFTISVYDEQQQLVAQSEGAEKTQRFTISNVKRWQPLNAYLYDIKIELINLGEVQDCYCLPVGFRSIEIKDNQFLINGNAFYFKGYGKHEDSHFAGRGLNSAVNVLDFNIMKWQGANSFRTSHYPYSEEIMRLADREGFVVIDETTAVGLMHNFGVNLFQDASQQINTWEKYQTTEAHQQVIRELIERDKNYACVVMWSIANEPSTAEQGAYEYFKPLFELARSLDPQKRPCTFVNIMLAPAGKDLAMSLCDVICLNRYYGWYVNTADLTTAKNQLRSEIERWHQLFPTKPIMFTEYGVDTIAGLHDMDFNTPFTEEFQIEYYQANHEVMDSFDYFIGEQVWNFADFQTKYGIFRVQGNKKGLFTRTREPKMAAHYFKQRWQAIPDFGYKTKD; this is encoded by the coding sequence ATGTTATATCCGATTTCGACTGAAAGTCGTCAATTAATTGATTTAAGCGGTATTTGGCAATTCCGCTTTGAAATGGGAACTGAATGGCAACCGATAGCGGTGCCTGCATCATTTAACGATCAACAGGTTTTAAGTGAATATAAAAATTATGTCGGCGATTTCTTCTATCAAACAGACATCTTCGTCACTAAAGCAATGCTGAATGAACGCCTTTTCCTACGTTTTGATTCGGTAACCCATTTTGCCGAAGTGTATTTGAATGACCGATTTATTGGTTCGCATAAAGGTGGTTTTACCCCTTTTGAATTTGAAATTACCGAGTTCGTTCAACAAGGTAAGAATCTTTTAACGGTTAAAGCCAATAATATTTTGGATAATTCCACTTTACCTGTTGGCAATTATTCCGAAAAACAGGATGAGAATGGAAATTTAGTGAAAAAAGTCGATGAAAATTTTGATTTTTTCAACTATGCAGGAATACATCGTCCGGTTAAATTATGGACGAAACCCTATAATTATATTGATGATCTCACCATAACTTACGATTTTGTTGGCGAAGATGTTTCTGTGAATATCGCTATACAATCCGTAGGATCCGCCGAGAACTTTACTATTTCGGTTTATGATGAACAGCAACAGTTAGTTGCTCAATCTGAAGGGGCGGAAAAAACACAACGTTTTACTATTTCAAATGTAAAACGTTGGCAGCCATTGAATGCCTATTTATATGACATAAAAATTGAACTGATTAATCTGGGAGAAGTGCAAGACTGTTATTGTTTACCAGTGGGATTTCGTTCGATAGAAATTAAAGATAATCAATTCTTAATTAATGGTAACGCCTTCTATTTCAAAGGCTACGGCAAACATGAGGATTCTCATTTTGCCGGGAGAGGGTTAAATTCAGCAGTGAATGTATTGGATTTCAACATAATGAAATGGCAAGGCGCGAACTCATTTCGAACATCTCATTACCCTTATTCGGAAGAAATTATGCGGCTGGCGGATAGGGAAGGTTTTGTTGTGATTGATGAAACAACCGCTGTCGGATTAATGCATAATTTTGGCGTTAATTTATTCCAAGATGCTAGCCAACAAATTAACACTTGGGAAAAATACCAAACGACAGAGGCTCACCAACAGGTTATTCGCGAATTGATTGAACGAGATAAAAATTACGCTTGTGTCGTTATGTGGTCAATTGCTAATGAGCCTTCCACTGCGGAACAAGGGGCATATGAATATTTTAAACCTTTATTTGAATTAGCCCGTTCACTTGATCCACAAAAGCGACCTTGTACTTTCGTTAACATTATGCTTGCGCCGGCAGGTAAAGATTTAGCAATGTCATTGTGTGATGTTATTTGTCTAAATCGCTATTATGGCTGGTATGTGAACACGGCTGATTTAACTACTGCAAAAAATCAACTCCGTTCGGAAATTGAACGCTGGCACCAACTATTTCCTACCAAGCCGATAATGTTTACCGAATATGGAGTGGACACAATAGCCGGTTTGCACGATATGGATTTTAATACCCCCTTTACCGAAGAATTTCAAATTGAATATTACCAAGCTAATCATGAAGTAATGGATAGTTTTGACTATTTTATTGGTGAACAAGTATGGAATTTTGCCGATTTTCAAACCAAATATGGCATTTTCCGTGTGCAGGGCAATAAAAAAGGCTTATTTACACGTACTCGAGAACCCAAAATGGCTGCTCATTATTTTAAACAGCGCTGGCAAGCCATACCTGATTTCGGTTATAAAACAAAGGATTAA
- the uxaC gene encoding glucuronate isomerase codes for MKTFMDQDFLLATDTAKKLYHQYAKDMPIFDYHCHLSPKDIAENRQFKDLTEIWLEGDHYKWRALRSAGVEEKLITGNASAEEKYQVWAETVPKCIGNPLYHWTHLELRRPFGIENKLLNPQSADEIWHKCNALLATPEFSARGILKQMNVRLVGTTDDPIDDLRYHQQIKADSNFDVEVVPTFRPDKIFKIELDGFTDYLSQLEHITGQKIENFSDLKSALVNRLDYFDQNGAKASDHGIEIVRFSPIPDEQTLTHILQKRLQKKPLSETETAQFSTALLVWLGKEYHKRNWVMQYHIGAIRNNNSRMFAQLGADAGFDSIGDRPYAEKLANLLDEMDKTDQLPKTILYCLNPRDNEMLASMIGNFQGGGIAGKIQFGSGWWFNDQKDGMERQLQQLSQLGLLSQFVGMLTDSRSFLSFTRHEYFRRILCNLIGNWVENGEVPNDLDLLGKMVQDICFNNAKAYFK; via the coding sequence ATGAAAACATTTATGGATCAAGATTTTTTACTTGCAACAGATACGGCAAAAAAACTTTATCACCAATACGCTAAAGATATGCCGATTTTCGATTATCACTGTCATTTAAGCCCAAAAGATATTGCAGAAAATCGCCAATTTAAGGATTTGACTGAAATTTGGTTGGAGGGCGATCACTATAAATGGCGGGCATTACGTTCGGCGGGTGTAGAAGAGAAGTTGATTACAGGTAATGCATCGGCGGAAGAAAAATATCAAGTCTGGGCAGAAACGGTGCCGAAATGTATTGGTAATCCGCTTTATCACTGGACACATTTAGAACTTCGCCGCCCGTTTGGTATTGAAAATAAGCTACTTAATCCGCAAAGTGCGGACGAAATTTGGCATAAATGTAATGCTTTACTTGCAACACCTGAGTTTTCCGCTCGTGGCATTTTAAAACAAATGAATGTTCGCTTAGTCGGCACAACAGATGATCCAATTGATGATTTGCGTTATCACCAACAAATAAAAGCTGATTCAAATTTTGATGTGGAAGTTGTTCCGACATTTCGTCCCGATAAAATTTTCAAAATTGAATTAGATGGTTTTACAGACTATCTCTCTCAGCTTGAGCATATTACGGGTCAAAAAATTGAAAACTTTTCAGATCTAAAATCTGCATTGGTCAATCGTTTGGATTATTTTGATCAAAACGGAGCCAAGGCCTCTGATCATGGTATTGAAATAGTACGATTTTCACCAATTCCCGATGAACAAACATTAACCCATATTTTACAAAAAAGATTACAAAAAAAACCTCTTTCAGAAACAGAAACAGCCCAATTTTCGACCGCACTTTTAGTTTGGCTTGGCAAGGAATATCACAAACGAAATTGGGTAATGCAATATCATATCGGGGCAATTCGCAACAATAACAGCAGAATGTTTGCTCAACTCGGTGCAGATGCGGGTTTTGATTCCATTGGTGATCGCCCATACGCCGAAAAGTTAGCGAATTTATTGGATGAGATGGATAAAACCGACCAGCTTCCAAAAACGATTTTATATTGCTTAAACCCTCGTGATAACGAAATGTTGGCATCAATGATTGGTAATTTCCAAGGTGGCGGTATCGCCGGAAAAATCCAATTTGGTTCAGGTTGGTGGTTTAATGATCAAAAAGATGGTATGGAGCGCCAATTACAACAACTTTCACAACTCGGATTGCTTAGTCAATTTGTCGGAATGCTGACTGATTCTCGTAGTTTTCTCTCCTTCACGCGGCACGAATATTTCCGCCGTATTTTATGTAATCTTATCGGGAATTGGGTAGAAAACGGTGAAGTGCCGAATGACTTAGATTTGTTGGGAAAAATGGTGCAAGATATTTGTTTCAACAACGCTAAGGCTTATTTCAAATAA
- a CDS encoding MFS transporter yields MDNKNTTRPFGLKDKVAYLSGDLANDLSFMMTAFFLMLFYTNVLEIEGYVVGLLFLVSRFIDAFTDIGMGRLVDTIKPFKEGRFRGLIRRASPFVCISGFLLFLHIVKDWSYSAKLVYISVTYIVWGSFAYTAVNIPYGSMATVITTQPEERASLSVFRSMGANIALLFISFVIPLLVYKTGEDGKQIIIPEMFTIIMGIFMVVAFLLYQFCWKNSVERVQLPEKQGRHQNQAHCLNDVKNIFISLFTNKSLMIFILIAIVLLLASLLIGTMNPYLYVDYFNSKLGLSIGGMLGVIATFTVAPFANPIVKHFGKKESAAIALLFTGIVYLALFVLKITNVWVYISVAFIALLGLNYFMVIIWAFITDIIDNQFLQTNRREDGTIYAVYSFARKIGQALAGGLGGFALSLIGYKVGGTQSTETLESIYNVATLVPAVSCFLIFLMLQFWYPLSKAKVAANIAELEKRT; encoded by the coding sequence ATGGATAACAAAAATACAACTAGACCCTTTGGTCTGAAAGATAAAGTCGCTTATTTAAGTGGCGATTTAGCCAATGATCTTAGTTTTATGATGACTGCCTTCTTTTTAATGCTGTTTTATACCAATGTATTGGAAATTGAGGGCTACGTTGTTGGTTTACTTTTTTTAGTTTCCCGTTTTATTGATGCTTTTACTGATATTGGAATGGGACGTTTAGTCGATACGATTAAGCCGTTTAAAGAAGGACGTTTTAGAGGGTTGATTCGTAGAGCCTCCCCTTTCGTATGTATTTCCGGCTTCTTACTCTTTTTGCATATTGTAAAAGATTGGTCATATTCCGCTAAGTTAGTATATATCAGTGTAACTTATATTGTGTGGGGAAGTTTTGCTTATACGGCGGTTAATATCCCTTACGGCTCAATGGCAACCGTCATTACTACTCAACCTGAAGAACGGGCTAGTTTATCGGTGTTCCGTTCAATGGGCGCAAATATCGCACTGCTTTTTATCTCCTTTGTGATTCCATTACTAGTTTATAAAACAGGCGAGGATGGCAAACAAATTATTATTCCTGAAATGTTTACTATCATTATGGGGATATTTATGGTTGTTGCATTTCTTCTTTACCAATTCTGTTGGAAAAATTCGGTCGAACGGGTGCAACTACCTGAAAAACAAGGTCGTCATCAAAATCAAGCTCATTGCTTGAATGATGTAAAAAATATCTTTATTAGTCTATTCACTAACAAATCACTGATGATTTTTATCTTGATTGCGATTGTATTACTACTCGCTAGTCTGCTGATCGGTACAATGAATCCATATCTCTATGTCGATTATTTCAATAGCAAACTGGGATTATCTATTGGCGGAATGTTGGGGGTAATTGCTACCTTTACAGTTGCGCCCTTTGCTAATCCGATTGTAAAACACTTTGGTAAAAAGGAAAGTGCTGCAATAGCTTTATTGTTTACCGGTATTGTTTATTTGGCTCTCTTTGTATTAAAAATTACTAATGTTTGGGTTTATATTTCCGTTGCTTTCATCGCATTGCTTGGTCTTAACTACTTTATGGTAATTATTTGGGCATTTATTACCGACATTATTGATAACCAATTTCTACAAACCAATCGTCGTGAAGACGGTACGATTTATGCGGTTTACTCATTCGCTCGTAAAATAGGACAAGCTCTTGCCGGTGGCTTAGGAGGCTTTGCATTGAGTCTTATTGGTTACAAAGTAGGGGGAACCCAATCAACGGAGACTTTAGAGTCAATTTACAATGTCGCAACCCTTGTGCCGGCGGTTTCTTGTTTCCTGATTTTTTTGATGTTGCAATTTTGGTATCCGCTTTCAAAAGCAAAAGTTGCAGCCAACATTGCCGAATTAGAAAAACGTACTTAA
- a CDS encoding sugar kinase, with protein sequence MKKIAIIGECMIELNGEPFGSMRQAYGGDTLNTATYLARVSGEQVQVHYVSALGTDQLSEGMLNAWREDNIHTDLVLQDSHRQPGLYLIQLDQQGERTFLYWRHQSAARYLLQHIDYSRVLSALAQMDMIYLSGISLAILPENDRLKLVNQLIGLAQKGVKVAFDTNYRPALWQSAVETRQIYTALLPYVDLALVTFDDEQALWKDATPQATIERLTQLGVKNIVVKVGKEGAVFRDVTKNSGKVIACEVKNVVDTTSAGDAFNAGFLNGYLQGKDFTGCCQQGNQLAAIVIQHKGAIISRSATQHFLTKFN encoded by the coding sequence ATGAAAAAAATAGCGATTATTGGGGAATGTATGATTGAGCTGAACGGGGAGCCGTTTGGTTCAATGAGGCAGGCTTATGGTGGAGATACCTTGAATACGGCAACCTATTTGGCTCGTGTTTCCGGTGAGCAAGTTCAAGTGCATTATGTTTCCGCTCTCGGTACGGATCAACTAAGTGAAGGGATGCTGAATGCTTGGCGGGAAGATAATATTCACACAGATCTCGTGCTGCAGGATTCTCATCGCCAGCCCGGACTCTATTTAATCCAGTTAGATCAACAAGGTGAGCGTACATTTTTATACTGGCGTCATCAATCGGCGGCACGTTATTTACTGCAACATATTGATTATTCAAGGGTTCTATCTGCATTAGCGCAAATGGATATGATTTATTTGAGTGGCATTTCATTGGCTATTTTGCCCGAAAATGACCGTTTAAAATTGGTAAATCAATTAATCGGTCTTGCTCAAAAAGGGGTAAAAGTCGCCTTTGATACGAATTATCGCCCCGCCCTATGGCAAAGTGCGGTAGAAACCCGCCAAATTTATACCGCGCTTTTGCCTTATGTGGATTTGGCATTAGTTACCTTTGATGATGAACAAGCACTTTGGAAAGATGCCACGCCGCAAGCCACGATTGAGCGATTAACGCAATTAGGCGTAAAAAATATCGTGGTGAAAGTGGGAAAAGAGGGGGCGGTTTTCCGTGATGTCACAAAAAATAGCGGAAAAGTGATCGCCTGTGAGGTGAAAAACGTGGTGGATACCACTTCGGCCGGTGATGCCTTTAATGCAGGTTTCCTCAACGGTTATTTGCAAGGCAAGGATTTTACCGGCTGCTGCCAACAAGGTAATCAGCTCGCTGCGATTGTTATTCAACATAAAGGGGCGATTATTTCACGCTCTGCAACACAGCATTTTTTAACTAAATTCAATTAA
- the oadA gene encoding sodium-extruding oxaloacetate decarboxylase subunit alpha, which translates to MTTQHKKIAITDVVLRDAHQSLFATRMRLEDMLPIAAELDDIGYWSLEAWGGATFDSCIRFLGEDPWVRLRELKKALPKTPLQMLLRGQNLLGYRHYADDVVDRFVERAVANGMSVFRVFDAMNDPRNMQQALKAVRKQGGHAQGTLSYTTSPVHTLETWLNTTEQLLEIGIDSLVIKDMSGILTPMAAYELVSEIKKRYDVRLHLHCHATTGMAEMALLKGVEAGLDGIDTSISSMSGTYGHPATEALVATLQGTGYDTGLDVLKIEKIAAYFREVRKKYAKFEGQLKGSDSRILVAQVPGGMLTNLESQLKQQNASDKLDLVLQEIPKVREDLGYIPLVTPTSQIVGTQAVINVLMGERYKTIAKETAGILKGEYGRTPAAVNSALQARVLDGAQPITDRPADHLAPEMDKLITEVKQLAQEKGIKLAENEIDDVLIVALFPQVGLKFLENRGNPSAFEPAPTAETPSNKTVEKPTALSTAKSSEPAVYTVELEGKAFVVKVSEGGEVTNIAPTTVPTPAPAPATPVSAPTSNTGTPITAPMSGNIWKVVATEGQTVAEGDVLLILEAMKMETEIRAAQGGTVRGISVKTGDSVTVGDTLMTIA; encoded by the coding sequence ATGACTACTCAACATAAAAAAATTGCTATTACTGATGTCGTATTACGCGATGCCCATCAATCTCTTTTTGCAACCCGAATGCGTCTTGAAGATATGCTGCCAATAGCCGCTGAATTAGATGATATCGGCTATTGGTCATTAGAAGCTTGGGGGGGCGCAACTTTTGATAGTTGTATCCGTTTTTTAGGTGAAGATCCTTGGGTTCGTTTACGTGAACTGAAAAAAGCCTTACCAAAAACCCCATTACAAATGTTACTACGCGGGCAAAATTTATTGGGCTATCGTCATTATGCCGATGATGTGGTGGATCGTTTCGTTGAACGTGCTGTCGCAAACGGAATGAGCGTTTTCCGCGTGTTTGATGCGATGAACGATCCCCGTAATATGCAACAAGCCTTGAAAGCCGTTCGCAAGCAAGGCGGCCACGCACAAGGCACATTGAGTTATACCACCAGCCCGGTTCACACCTTAGAAACTTGGTTGAACACCACCGAGCAATTATTAGAAATCGGTATTGATTCTCTTGTGATTAAAGATATGTCGGGCATTTTAACACCGATGGCGGCTTACGAATTAGTGAGTGAAATAAAAAAACGTTACGATGTTCGCTTGCATTTGCACTGCCATGCCACCACCGGTATGGCGGAGATGGCATTGTTAAAAGGTGTGGAAGCAGGACTTGACGGCATTGATACCTCCATTTCATCAATGAGCGGTACTTACGGCCACCCTGCCACCGAAGCTCTCGTTGCCACTTTACAAGGCACGGGTTACGACACCGGTTTAGATGTGCTGAAAATTGAGAAAATCGCGGCTTATTTCCGTGAAGTTCGTAAAAAATATGCGAAATTTGAAGGTCAATTGAAAGGTTCTGACAGCCGTATTTTAGTAGCACAGGTGCCGGGCGGAATGCTAACGAATTTGGAAAGCCAATTAAAACAGCAAAATGCGTCCGATAAGTTAGATTTAGTATTGCAAGAAATTCCGAAAGTGCGCGAAGATTTGGGCTATATTCCATTAGTCACTCCAACCTCTCAAATTGTGGGAACGCAAGCGGTTATTAATGTATTAATGGGGGAACGCTATAAAACCATTGCAAAAGAAACCGCAGGAATTTTAAAAGGCGAATATGGACGCACTCCTGCGGCCGTTAACAGTGCATTGCAGGCTCGGGTACTGGATGGCGCACAACCGATCACGGATCGCCCGGCGGATCATCTCGCACCGGAAATGGATAAACTCATTACAGAAGTGAAACAATTAGCACAAGAAAAAGGCATTAAACTTGCCGAAAATGAAATTGATGATGTGTTAATTGTTGCCTTGTTCCCACAAGTGGGCTTGAAATTCTTAGAAAATCGCGGTAATCCGTCAGCCTTTGAGCCTGCCCCGACAGCCGAAACCCCGTCAAACAAAACGGTGGAAAAACCGACCGCACTTTCTACGGCTAAATCCTCCGAACCGGCGGTTTATACCGTTGAGTTAGAAGGCAAAGCATTTGTTGTTAAAGTCAGCGAGGGCGGAGAGGTAACCAATATCGCCCCAACGACAGTTCCAACGCCTGCACCGGCGCCAGCAACACCTGTTTCAGCGCCTACATCAAACACAGGTACACCGATAACCGCACCGATGTCAGGAAATATTTGGAAGGTTGTCGCCACCGAAGGGCAAACTGTCGCAGAAGGGGATGTATTGCTCATTCTTGAAGCAATGAAAATGGAAACCGAAATTCGTGCCGCCCAAGGCGGTACTGTGCGTGGTATTTCCGTCAAAACCGGGGATAGCGTTACTGTGGGCGATACCTTAATGACCATCGCATAA
- a CDS encoding bifunctional 4-hydroxy-2-oxoglutarate aldolase/2-dehydro-3-deoxy-phosphogluconate aldolase has protein sequence MTTEQLIEKLRLLKIIPVIALNKAKDILPLMETLSQNSLPVAEITFRSEAAEEAIRLLRQNQPDILILAGTVLTAEQVVSAKNAGADAIVTPGFNPKIVQLCLDLGLPVIPGVNNPMSIESALEMGISAVKFFPAEASGGVKMIKALLGPYHNLQIMPTGGISTQNLKDYLSIPNVVACGGSWFVDKKLIETQDWQEIGRLVAEAVQLAHS, from the coding sequence ATGACAACCGAACAACTTATCGAAAAACTTCGTTTACTTAAAATCATTCCTGTCATTGCATTAAATAAAGCAAAAGATATTTTGCCTTTGATGGAAACTCTTTCTCAAAACAGTTTACCCGTGGCAGAAATTACCTTTCGCTCTGAAGCGGCAGAGGAAGCAATCCGCTTATTACGCCAAAATCAACCGGATATTTTAATTTTAGCGGGAACGGTATTAACCGCAGAACAAGTGGTTTCTGCCAAAAATGCGGGGGCAGATGCGATTGTAACGCCAGGATTCAATCCGAAAATTGTACAACTTTGTTTGGATTTAGGTTTACCTGTTATTCCGGGGGTGAACAATCCGATGTCTATTGAAAGCGCCTTGGAAATGGGCATTTCGGCAGTAAAATTCTTCCCGGCGGAAGCCAGTGGCGGGGTAAAAATGATCAAGGCGTTATTAGGCCCTTATCACAATCTTCAAATTATGCCTACAGGGGGAATTTCTACCCAAAATCTCAAAGACTACCTTTCTATTCCTAATGTCGTTGCCTGTGGTGGATCTTGGTTTGTGGATAAAAAACTGATTGAGACACAAGATTGGCAGGAGATCGGGCGATTGGTAGCGGAGGCGGTGCAATTAGCTCATTCTTAG